A window of the Ipomoea triloba cultivar NCNSP0323 chromosome 14, ASM357664v1 genome harbors these coding sequences:
- the LOC116004695 gene encoding CWF19-like protein 2 isoform X2: MLSGLKFIPRNQLDENEDSDDSQKHRKESHRKKKKDRKKKRSSRYSSSDDDLERVKTGSRKKKKWYASDEDFSSHSDDSTSACSDIAEKRKTNRKKKQKRKHRNSSDDEGRGGSRIKERSRRKDASSDDYSSEDGGSKSYKESVRKEMGLEWMLRPADNAEKASKTAEIKPEENQAEETRKVNPRELNPYLKDNGSGYPEDSEGTNASGEQLLSSAVVGDGGASWRLKALKRAKEQAAREGRKLDEVVEERWGSLSQLAVSVASRKVAPTHAHLHAIKSRRRGVMENENADKHEEGSVEKGAPPLNPKMRVPKLKDSLSWGERKKQKISSEDTQILSSAMSSLNKFADDGSFLSKFMHPPKSGNSGDVVCDSSNSKPEAFNELRQLESKKGSEDTSTVRPALSANQLAAKVMQLRMKGLHDEADKLMKEAEDMKAKQVANDGNGDESNRLRIDGSTSSYIMHELSSRQKNREDDADLHLAHKIARHQKYNVSSQADDEYDYDNSPKRKTRKKGGGGNSGKSANVANFANRILTQQERCQFCFENPTRPKHLVVAIANFTYLSLPQWQPIVPGHCCILTMQHESATRSVDDNVWEEIRNFKKCLIMMFAKQEKDVVFLETVMGLSKQRCHCLVECIPLPQDAAKQAPLYFKKAIDEAEDEWSQHNAKKLIDTSIKGLRASIPKDFPYFHVEFGLNRGFVHVIDDEKNFRSSFGLNVIRGVLKLPAEDMHSHRKHESIATQKQAVASFAQDWEPFNWTKQLD; encoded by the exons ATGCTTTCAGGTTTGAAGTTCATCCCTCGTAACCAACTAGATGAG AATGAAGACTCAGATGATTCACAAAAACATAGAAAAGAGTCTCAtcgtaaaaagaaaaaagacaggaagaagaagagaagttcCCGTTACAGTAGTTCAGATGATGATCTTGAAAGAGTGAAAACTGGATctagaaaaaagaagaaatggtATGCTTCAGATGAGGATTTTTCCTCACATTCAGATGATAGTACCAGTGCTTGTTCAGACATTGCtgagaaaaggaaaactaacaGGAAGAAAAAGCAGAAGAGAAAACACAGAAATAGCTCTGATGACGAAGGCAGAGGCGGTTCCAGAATTAAAGAAAGAAGTCGTAGAAAAGATGCCTCGTCTGATGATTATTCATCAGAGGATGGTGGTAGTAAAAGCTATAAGGAGAGTGTAAGGAAAGAAATGGGGTTGGAGTGGATGCTTAGGCCTGCAGACAATGCAGAGAAGGCTTCTAAAACTGCTGAGATTAAACCAGAGGAAAATCAAGCTGAGGAG ACTAGAAAAGTAAATCCAAGAGAACTCAACCCATATTTGAAGGATAATGGAAGTGGTTATCCTGAAGATTCAGAAGGAACCAATGCCAGTGGCGAACAACTTTTATCTTCTGCAGTTGTTGGTGATGGGGGTGCAAGCTGGAGGCTAAAAGCTTTAAAGCGAGCTAAAGAGCAAGCTGCTCGTGAAGGACGAAAGTTGGATGAG GTAGTTGAAGAACGGTGGGGTTCACTGAGTCAACTAGCTGTTTCTGTTGCATCCCGCAAAGTTGCCCCAACCCATGCTCATCTTCATGCCATCAAAAGTAGGAGGAGGGGTGTAATGGAGAATGAGAATGCAGACAAACACGAAGAGGGATCTGTTGAGAAG GGAGCACCTCCTTTGAACCCGAAAATGAGAGTGCCAAAACTTAAAGATTCATTGTCTTGGGGCGAGCGAAAAAAGCAGAAAATATCAAGCGAGGATACTCAGATTCTTTCTTCTGCAATGTCCAGCTTAAATAAATTTGCAGATGATGGAAGCTTTTTGTCTAAATTTATGCATCCCCCAAAAAGTGGCAACTCTGGTGATGTTGTTTGTGATTCCTCTAATTCAAAGCCTGAAGCATTCAATGAGTTGAGACAATTGGAATCTAAGAAAGGTAGTGAAGACACTTCAACAGTGAGGCCAGCCTTGAGTGCAAATCAACTGGCAGCCAAGGTGATGCAGCTGCGCATGAAAGGATTGCATGATGAAGCAGACAAACTTATG AAAGAAGCAGAAGATATGAAAGCGAAGCAAGTTGCCAACGATGGTAATGGTGATGAGTCAAACAGATTACGGATTGATGGGAGCACTAGCAG CTATATTATGCACGAGCTGTCCAGTCGGCAAAAAAATAGAGAGGATGATGCTGACCTTCATTTAGCTCACAAGATTGCGCGGCACCAAAAGTATAATGTGTCTAGCCAGGCAGATGATGAATATGATTATGACAATAGTCCAAAGAGAAAGACTCGGAAGAAAGGAGGAGGGGGAAACAGTGGTAAATCAGCTAATGTAGCTAATTTTGCAAATCGCATTTTGACTCAGCAGGAGCGCTGTCAGTTCTGCTTTGAAAATCCAACAAGACCAAAACATTTGGTTGTTGCCATTGCAAATTTCACCTACTTATCGTTACCGCAGTGGCAGCCCATCGTCCCAGGTCATTGTTGCATTTTAACCATGCAG CACGAATCAGCTACAAGATCTGTTGACGATAATGTGTGGGAGGAGATCCGGAATTTCAAGAAATGCCTCATTATGATGTTTGCAAAGCAAGAGAAGGATGTTGTGTTCCTTGAAACTGTTATGGGATTGTCAAAGCAAAGGTGCCACTGTTTAGTTGAATGCATTCCTCTACCACAAGATGCTGCAAAACAGGCACCTCTCTATTTCAAGAAG GCAATTGATGAAGCCGAAGATGAATGGAGTCAGCATAACGCAAAGAAGCTCATAGATACAAGTATAAAAGGGTTGCGGGCTTCAATCCCCAAGGATTTCCCATACTTCCACGTTGAATTTGGTCTAAATCGGGGGTTTGTCCATGTAATTGACGATGAAAAAAATTTCAGAAGCAGTTTTGGCCTCAACGTGATAAGAGGTGTGCTAAAGTTGCCAGCTGAAGATATGCATTCACATCGGAAGCATGAATCTATAGCGACGCAGAAGCAAGCTGTTGCAAGTTTTGCACAAGATTGGGAACCTTTCAATTGGACAAAGCAACTTGACTAA
- the LOC116004695 gene encoding CWF19-like protein 2 isoform X1, giving the protein MLSGLKFIPRNQLDEEKNEDSDDSQKHRKESHRKKKKDRKKKRSSRYSSSDDDLERVKTGSRKKKKWYASDEDFSSHSDDSTSACSDIAEKRKTNRKKKQKRKHRNSSDDEGRGGSRIKERSRRKDASSDDYSSEDGGSKSYKESVRKEMGLEWMLRPADNAEKASKTAEIKPEENQAEETRKVNPRELNPYLKDNGSGYPEDSEGTNASGEQLLSSAVVGDGGASWRLKALKRAKEQAAREGRKLDEVVEERWGSLSQLAVSVASRKVAPTHAHLHAIKSRRRGVMENENADKHEEGSVEKGAPPLNPKMRVPKLKDSLSWGERKKQKISSEDTQILSSAMSSLNKFADDGSFLSKFMHPPKSGNSGDVVCDSSNSKPEAFNELRQLESKKGSEDTSTVRPALSANQLAAKVMQLRMKGLHDEADKLMKEAEDMKAKQVANDGNGDESNRLRIDGSTSSYIMHELSSRQKNREDDADLHLAHKIARHQKYNVSSQADDEYDYDNSPKRKTRKKGGGGNSGKSANVANFANRILTQQERCQFCFENPTRPKHLVVAIANFTYLSLPQWQPIVPGHCCILTMQHESATRSVDDNVWEEIRNFKKCLIMMFAKQEKDVVFLETVMGLSKQRCHCLVECIPLPQDAAKQAPLYFKKAIDEAEDEWSQHNAKKLIDTSIKGLRASIPKDFPYFHVEFGLNRGFVHVIDDEKNFRSSFGLNVIRGVLKLPAEDMHSHRKHESIATQKQAVASFAQDWEPFNWTKQLD; this is encoded by the exons ATGCTTTCAGGTTTGAAGTTCATCCCTCGTAACCAACTAGATGAG GAAAAGAATGAAGACTCAGATGATTCACAAAAACATAGAAAAGAGTCTCAtcgtaaaaagaaaaaagacaggaagaagaagagaagttcCCGTTACAGTAGTTCAGATGATGATCTTGAAAGAGTGAAAACTGGATctagaaaaaagaagaaatggtATGCTTCAGATGAGGATTTTTCCTCACATTCAGATGATAGTACCAGTGCTTGTTCAGACATTGCtgagaaaaggaaaactaacaGGAAGAAAAAGCAGAAGAGAAAACACAGAAATAGCTCTGATGACGAAGGCAGAGGCGGTTCCAGAATTAAAGAAAGAAGTCGTAGAAAAGATGCCTCGTCTGATGATTATTCATCAGAGGATGGTGGTAGTAAAAGCTATAAGGAGAGTGTAAGGAAAGAAATGGGGTTGGAGTGGATGCTTAGGCCTGCAGACAATGCAGAGAAGGCTTCTAAAACTGCTGAGATTAAACCAGAGGAAAATCAAGCTGAGGAG ACTAGAAAAGTAAATCCAAGAGAACTCAACCCATATTTGAAGGATAATGGAAGTGGTTATCCTGAAGATTCAGAAGGAACCAATGCCAGTGGCGAACAACTTTTATCTTCTGCAGTTGTTGGTGATGGGGGTGCAAGCTGGAGGCTAAAAGCTTTAAAGCGAGCTAAAGAGCAAGCTGCTCGTGAAGGACGAAAGTTGGATGAG GTAGTTGAAGAACGGTGGGGTTCACTGAGTCAACTAGCTGTTTCTGTTGCATCCCGCAAAGTTGCCCCAACCCATGCTCATCTTCATGCCATCAAAAGTAGGAGGAGGGGTGTAATGGAGAATGAGAATGCAGACAAACACGAAGAGGGATCTGTTGAGAAG GGAGCACCTCCTTTGAACCCGAAAATGAGAGTGCCAAAACTTAAAGATTCATTGTCTTGGGGCGAGCGAAAAAAGCAGAAAATATCAAGCGAGGATACTCAGATTCTTTCTTCTGCAATGTCCAGCTTAAATAAATTTGCAGATGATGGAAGCTTTTTGTCTAAATTTATGCATCCCCCAAAAAGTGGCAACTCTGGTGATGTTGTTTGTGATTCCTCTAATTCAAAGCCTGAAGCATTCAATGAGTTGAGACAATTGGAATCTAAGAAAGGTAGTGAAGACACTTCAACAGTGAGGCCAGCCTTGAGTGCAAATCAACTGGCAGCCAAGGTGATGCAGCTGCGCATGAAAGGATTGCATGATGAAGCAGACAAACTTATG AAAGAAGCAGAAGATATGAAAGCGAAGCAAGTTGCCAACGATGGTAATGGTGATGAGTCAAACAGATTACGGATTGATGGGAGCACTAGCAG CTATATTATGCACGAGCTGTCCAGTCGGCAAAAAAATAGAGAGGATGATGCTGACCTTCATTTAGCTCACAAGATTGCGCGGCACCAAAAGTATAATGTGTCTAGCCAGGCAGATGATGAATATGATTATGACAATAGTCCAAAGAGAAAGACTCGGAAGAAAGGAGGAGGGGGAAACAGTGGTAAATCAGCTAATGTAGCTAATTTTGCAAATCGCATTTTGACTCAGCAGGAGCGCTGTCAGTTCTGCTTTGAAAATCCAACAAGACCAAAACATTTGGTTGTTGCCATTGCAAATTTCACCTACTTATCGTTACCGCAGTGGCAGCCCATCGTCCCAGGTCATTGTTGCATTTTAACCATGCAG CACGAATCAGCTACAAGATCTGTTGACGATAATGTGTGGGAGGAGATCCGGAATTTCAAGAAATGCCTCATTATGATGTTTGCAAAGCAAGAGAAGGATGTTGTGTTCCTTGAAACTGTTATGGGATTGTCAAAGCAAAGGTGCCACTGTTTAGTTGAATGCATTCCTCTACCACAAGATGCTGCAAAACAGGCACCTCTCTATTTCAAGAAG GCAATTGATGAAGCCGAAGATGAATGGAGTCAGCATAACGCAAAGAAGCTCATAGATACAAGTATAAAAGGGTTGCGGGCTTCAATCCCCAAGGATTTCCCATACTTCCACGTTGAATTTGGTCTAAATCGGGGGTTTGTCCATGTAATTGACGATGAAAAAAATTTCAGAAGCAGTTTTGGCCTCAACGTGATAAGAGGTGTGCTAAAGTTGCCAGCTGAAGATATGCATTCACATCGGAAGCATGAATCTATAGCGACGCAGAAGCAAGCTGTTGCAAGTTTTGCACAAGATTGGGAACCTTTCAATTGGACAAAGCAACTTGACTAA
- the LOC116005094 gene encoding uncharacterized protein At1g08160-like: MPAPSSGASRARRFSLVRCLTTCFSTVVIITGAIILIVWLAIRPNQIDYTVENASVANYNFSDADNRLSGDFTFTVKAKNPNAKVSIYYDSINASLSYDLSPIATASGTPFYQRKKSTKEFELFFPTRRAVLPDVATRDLKNQSSTAGKVAVDLTIYAKIRFKVWFVKSGHFMKVVCSPINVPLSNKGFQPEFCQVYM, encoded by the coding sequence ATGCCCGCCCCCTCCTCCGGCGCGTCGCGGGCACGGCGGTTCAGCCTAGTGAGATGCCTAACCACATGCTTCTCCACCGTCGTCATCATCACCGGCGCCATCATCCTCATCGTCTGGCTCGCCATCCGCCCCAACCAGATCGACTACACCGTCGAAAACGCCTCCGTCGCCAACTACAACTTCTCCGACGCCGACAACCGCCTCTCCGGCGACTTCACCTTCACCGTCAAGGCCAAAAACCCCAACGCCAAAGTCTCGATCTACTACGACTCCATAAACGCCTCGCTCTCGTACGACCTCTCCCCCATCGCCACCGCAAGTGGGACCCCCTTTTACCAGCGCAAGAAGAGCACTAAGGAGTTCGAGTTGTTTTTTCCGACGAGACGGGCGGTGCTCCCCGACGTGGCCACCCGGGATCTGAAGAATCAGAGCTCCACGGCCGGGAAGGTGGCCGTGGACCTAACCATTTATGCTAAGATTAGGTTTAAGGTATGGTTTGTGAAGTCAGGTCATTTCATGAAGGTTGTGTGTTCGCCTATAAATGTGCCTTTGTCTAATAAGGGATTTCAGCCTGAATTTTGTCAAGTGTATATGTGA